The sequence ATCGACCTGCCGGGCTTCGCGCAGGAGACCGTGACGGCTCTGGTGGCGGCTGCGCACCGGCACGGGCTGCGCACCGTCGCGCACGCCTCCGCGCTCGGCGCGGTCCGCATGGCGCGGCACGCGGGCGTGGACGTACTGACGCACGCGCCCCTGGACCGGCCGCTGGAGGACGCCGACGTCGAGTGGGCCGCGCGGGAGGGCCGCGTCATCGTGCCGACCCTGACGATGATGGCGGACATCGTGACGGCGCTCGCCCGGCCCGGAGCGCCGGGGCCCTCGTACGAGGCGGCCCGCGCGAGCGTGGAGGCGCTGCACCGCGCGGGCGTCCCCGTCCTCGCCGGTACGGACTCCAACGACACGGCGGCGGCGCCGGCCTCGCCCCCGCACGGCGAGAGCATCCACAAGGAGCTGGAACTGCTCACCGGGGCCGGCCTCACCCCCGTCGAGGCGCTGCGGGCGGCGACGGTGCTGCCCGCCCGCCACTTCGGGCTCGACGACCGGGGCGTCATCGCGCCCGGCAAGCGCGCCGACCTCGTCCTGCTCGCGGACGATCCGCTCACCGACATCCGTGCCACGCGCACGGTCCAGCGCGTGTGGTGCGCGGGGACCGAGTACCCGCGCCCCTGAGCGAGGGCCCCGCCTCCCCCGCGGCACCGCCTCCGCACCACCCGAAAGGAACCCCCCATGAAGATCATCGCCCTGGAGGAGCACTTCTCCGACCCCGCCGTCGCCAAGGCGGGCGCGGCGCGGGCGCAGGCGCTCAGCCCCGGCTTCGCCGCGTCCTACAGCCCGGCGAGCGGACTGCCGTACTCGCCGTCCCCCGAGGTCCTGGAGAACCTGGCCGAGAAGCGGCTCGCCGACATGGACGCGGGCGGCATCACGATGCAGGTGCTCTCCGGTCTCGGCGCCCAGACGGTCCCCGCCGACGTCGCCCCCGCGCTCGTCGCGGGCTCCAACGACAAGGCAGCGGCGGCGGTACGGGCCCACCCCGACCGCTTCGCGGCCTTCGCCGCCCTGCCGACCGCCGCCCCCGAGGCCGCCGTCGCCGAACTCGACCGCTCGATCAACGAGTTGGGCTTCGTCGGCACCTTGATCATGGGCCGTACCGAGGGCGAGTTCCTGGACGCCCCGCGCTTCGAGCCGATCCTCGCCAGGGCCGCCGCGCTGAAGGTCCCGGTGTTCCTGCACCCGGGCGTGCCGCCGCGCGAGATCACGGACAGCAACTACGCGGCGGGGCTGCCGACCGGGATCGGGACGCGCCTCCAGACCGCCGCGTGGGGCTGGCACCAGGAGACCGCCGTGCACTTCCTGCACCTCGTGCACTCCGGCGTCCTCGACCGCTACCCCGGCCTCCAGTTCATCCTGGGGCACTGGGGCGAGATGATCCCGTTCTACCTGGACCGCGTGGACGAGGCCCTGCCGCAGCGCGCGACGGGCCTGGACCGGAGCTTCCACGAGTACTTCCGCGAGAACGTGTACCTCGCGCCGAGCGGCATGTGGAGCCAGGCGCAGCTGAGGTTCTGCCTGGAGACGGTCCCGCTGGAGCGGATCGTCTTCGCGGTCGACTACCCGTTCATCGGCAACGAGGGTGCGGTGCCGTTCCTGGAGAAGGCAGAGCTGCCGGAGGCCGACAAGCGGAAGATCGCGCACGAGAACGCGGAACGCCTGCTGGGACTGTGACCCAACGGGCCGCGGGGGGAGCGGACTTGTCCGCCCCCCGCTCAGCCGCTCAGCCGCGCCCGGTCAGCAGAGGACCTCGACACCCGTCACGAGGTTGTTGCCGTCCAGCCCGCGCCCGGAGTTGGGCTGCACGCGGTCCCACCGCCCGTCCGCGTACTTCACGTCGAAGGCGTTGCCGTGGGCCCAGCCGAAGTCGTAGTGGTCCTTGATGGTGTGGTAGCCGCACCCGTCCAGGTTCCACACGGCACCGCCGGGCCCCTGCCGCCCCCCGGAGAGCCGGATACAGGCCCGCCCGGCGTCGCACGAGGGCGCCCAGTACCCCCCGGCGGCGGAGGCCGGGCTCCCGGCGAAGACGATGGTGGCGGCGACGGCGGTGGCGAGAGCGGTGCCGAAGGTGGCGGCCCGGCTGATGAGTCGCATGACGATTCCCCGTTTCGGTCGGTGCTGACACGTGAGCGGGAGCATCGCAGCGCGTAGCCGTTCAGCTACGTCGCGTGTGCACCCGCTGCCGCATCGTAGGCGCCCTGTCCGCTCGAACCGCCTTACGGAGAAGGCGTGTCGGCCCCCGGCAGGCACCGCGCCCCGGTGCCGGGGACCGCTCTCCCGCTGGTGCCGGGGACCGGCCTGCCGCTGGTGCCGGGGGCCCGCCCCCGCCGCGCGGACTACGCCCTCGGCGCCACCTTCGTCAGCCCGTTGATGACGCGGTCCATCGCGTCGCCGTGCGTCGGGTCCGTCAGGTTGGCGAGCAGCTTCAGCGTGAACTTCATCAGCATCGGGTGCGTGAGGCCGCGTTCCGTCGCGAGCTTCATGATCTTCGGGTTGCCGATGAGCTTCACGAAGGCGCGGCCCAGGCTGTAGTAGCCGCCGTACGTGTCCTTCAGGACCTTCGGGTAGCGCTGGAGCGTCAGTTCGCGCAGGTGCGCCGTGCGGCGGCCGTGGGCCTGGACGACGACGTCGGCCGCGATCGCGCCGGACTCCATCGCGTAGGCGATGCCCTCGCCGTTGAAGGGGTTGACGAGGCCGCCCGCGTCGCCGACGAGCAGGAGGCCCTTCGTGTAGTGCGGCTGGCGGTTGAAGGCCATCGGGAGGGCCGCGCCGCGGATCGGGATCGTCATGTTGTCCGGCGTGTAGCCCCACTCCTCGGGCATCGAGGCGCACCACGCCTTCAGGACCTCGCGCCAGTCCAGCTCCTTGAAGGACGAGGACGTGTTGAGGACGCCGAGGCCGACGTTGGACGTGCCGTCGCCCATGCCGAAGATCCAGCCGTAGCCAGGGAGCAGCCGGTCCTCCCCCGGGCCGCGCCGGTCCCACAGCTCCAGCCACGACTCCAGGTAGTCGTCGTCGTGGCGCGGCGAGGTGAAGTACGTACGGACCGCGACCCCCATCGGGCGGTCCTCGCGCCGGTGCAGACCCATCGCGAGCGAGAGCCGCGTCGAGTTGCCGTCGGCCGCGACGACGAGCGGGGCGTGGAAGGTGACCGGGGTCTTCTCCTCGCCGAGCTTCGCGTGCACGCCCGTGATGCGGCCGGACTCGTCGGTGATCGGCGCGCCGACGTTGCACCGCTCGTACAGCCGCGCGCCCGCCTTCTGCGCGTTGCGGGCGAGCTGCTCGTCGAAGTCGTCGCGCTTGCGGACGAGGCCGTAGTCCGGGAAGGAGGCGAGTTCCGGCCAGTCGAGCTGGAGGCGGTTGCCACCCGCGATGATGCGGAGGCCCTTGTTGCGGAGCCAGCCCGCCTCCTCCGAGATGTCGATCCCCATCGCGATCAGCTGCTTCGTGGCGCGCGGGGTGAGCCCGTCGCCGCACACCTTCTCGCGCGGGAACGCCGTCTTCTCCAGGAGCAGGACGTCGAGTCCGGCCTTCGCCAGGTGGTAGGCGGTCGCCGACCCGGCGGGTCCGGCGCCCACCACGATCACATCCGCGCTGTGTTCGGACAGGGCCTCGGCCACGACACTTCTCCCGACGACTTGAAATCACGTGCCGAGCGGCACCGGACACGGGCAGTCTATTCAGGCGTCGTCTCCCCCCGACCGAAGGGCTGACCGGAATTGACCACCTCGCCCCCCGCCTCCGACCTCGCCCGCCCCGCCCCCGTCCTCGCCCTGCGCGTCCCCACCGACGAGGACGCGCACCACTGGCACCGCGTCTTCGCCGACCGCGAGGTCATGGAGTTCCACGGCGGCCGTCCCGCCGAGCTGTCCGTCTACCAGGAGCTGACCGCCCGCCAGCGCCGCCACGACGCCGAACTCGGCTACTGCCTGTGGACGGTGACCGACGCGGCGGGCGAGGTCGTCGGCTTCACGGGCGCGCAGCCGTGGCCGCACGCCCACTTCGGCCCGGTCGGCGCCATCGAGATCGGCTGGCGCCTGGCTCGTACCGCCTGGGGTCGCGGCTACGCGACGGCGGCGGCCCGTACGACCCTGGAACGGCTGCGCGCGGCGGGGGTCCCCGCGGTCGTCGCGATGGTCAAGGAGGGCAACACGCGCTCGCTCGCGGTCGCGGAACGCCTCGGAATGCGCCACGCGGAGACGTTCTCCCTGCCGGGCGGGTCGGAACGGGGCCGAAGGTACGAGCTGGCGCTGTGAAGCAGCGCGTCCCGGAATTCCAGCCCCACACACACGCCCACCAAAATCCAGCCCCTCCGGCGTTTGAGGAGCGGGGCCCGGGGCGGAGCCCCGTGACGCGAGCCGCCGGAGGGGGTACCCCGCGTAACGCGCCCCATCAGGGGGCACACGCCCCACACAGCCGGGCACGTACCCCCCGCCCCCCAAGCGGAGCGCTACCGTGCCGGGTACCGCCAGACCTGGGGAGTTGAGAGCATGTCCTCGCTCGTGCCGGAGCCGACCGAGTTCGTCCTCGTGCCGCGCCTGCTCGGCCTCATGGCCATGGACGCGGTGACGGCCGCGCAGGAGAAGGGGCTCGCGACCGAGTCCCCCGACGATCCCGAGGTGCTGGAGGGCGGCCTCGACTACGTCGTACGGCAGTACCCGGAGCCCGGCGCGCGCGTCCCGCACGGCGCCGTCCTCACGCTGTGGTTCGACACGTGGCCCGACGAGGGCGACGAGGGCGGCGGCGGTACGGGCGTGCGCGAACCGCTCGACCCGGGGCCGGGCGCGAGCGGCCTGGAGCGCGAGAAGCCGGAGCCGGAAGGGGACGGGCCCGAAGGAGTCGCCGTCTCGGGGTGAGGCCGCCCCGAACCCGTAAGACCGTCGCCGCCACCGGACCCGGCCCCCGTACCACCGCCCCGGGGGCCGGGCTCAGCGCTCCTGCGGCTTGAACCCCCGGTGCAGCGCGACGATGCCGCCCGTCAGGTTGCGCCACGCGACCTTCGACCAGCCCGCGTCCTGGAGCAGCGAGGCCAGGGCGGGCTGGTCGGGCCAGTCGCGGATGGACTCGGCGAGGTAGACGTACGCGTCGGGGTTGGACGAGACCGCGCGGGCCACGGGGGGCAGCGCGCGCATCAGGTACTCGGTGTAGACGGTGCGGAACGGCGCCCAGGTCGGCGAGGAGAACTCGCAGATCACGACACGCCCGCCCGGCTTCGTCACCCGGTACAGCTCCCGCAGCGCGGCCGGGGTGTCGCTCACGTTGCGCAGCCCGAAGGAGATCGTGACCGCGTCGAAGACGTCGTCGCGGAACGGCAGCCTCGTCGCGTCCCCGGCGGTGAACGGCAGCCAGCCGTGGCGCTGCTTGCCGACCCGGAGCATCCCGAGCGAGAAGTCGCAGGGCACGACGTAGGCGCCGGTACGGGTGAAGGGCAGCGAGGAGGTCGCCGTACCGGCCGCGAGGTCGAGGACCTTCTGCGCCGGGCGCGCGTCCACGGCCTTCGCCACCTCCGCACGCCAGGCGCGGTCCTGGCCGAAGGAGAGGATGTCGTTGGTGAGGTCGTAGCGCTTGGCCACACCGTCGAACATCGAAGCGACTTCTTGCGGCTGCTTGTCCAGGGATGCGCGTGTCGTCACCGGCTCATTGTGGCAGGCGCGGATAAAGACGGCGTACGGGGCCGGACGACGGAGGCGGCGCCGGGCCGGGAGCGGGGGCGGTACCGGGCCGGGCGCCAGGGGCGACGCGGGGGTGACCCGCCCCAGGAAGCCCCGCGGAACGGGCAACCGTTCGCAGAACCGGGCAGTTTCCCGACGAATACGGTCGAAACCCCGCCCGGGGCGCGCCCGTGTGGGACGTTCGGGACACTCCGCTGTCCTCCCCCCGAAAGGGCTCCCCGTGCCCCTGCCGCCCCGCCGGTCCCCGCTGCTCGCTCTCGCGTGCGCGCTGCCGCTGCTCCTCGCGGGCTGCGCGGGCGAACCGGCCGACGCCGCCGACGGCGCGCCCCCGCACCGCGTCGGCTTCGCCCCGTACGTGAGCGCCGAGTCCGCGTCAGCGCTCGACACGACGGCTCACCCGGACGAGTACCGGCTCGCCTTCGCGGTGGCGGACGGCGGACGGTGCGTGCCCGTGTGGGGCGGTACGGAGCCGGTCGACGACCCGGCGGTCGCGCGGCGGGCGGCGGGACTGCGCCCCGCCCGCGTGTCCTTCGGCGGCGAGGCCGGTACGGAACTGGCACGGGCGTGCGGCTCCGTGGACGAGCTGGCCGCCGCGTACCGCCGCGCGCTCGACGCGGCCGGTACGGACCGCGCCGACTTCGACATCGAGGGCGGGACGCTCGGCGACGAGGCGGCGAACGCGCGCCGCGCGGAGGCGGTGGCCCGGCTCCAGGCCGACACGGACCTCGACGTCTCCGTCACGCTGCCCGTCATGCCCGAGGGCCTGGAGGCGGACGCGCGGGAGCTGCTGCGGGGGCTGCGCGCGGCGGGCGTGCGCGTCGGGGAGGTCAACATCATGACGATGAGCTACGGCTCCGCGTACCCGGACGCGAAGGGCCCGATGAGCGCGTACGGGGAGCGGGCGGCGCGCGCCGCGCACGGGCAGCTCCGCGAGCTGCTGGGCTGGCCGTCCCGTACCGCCTGGAAGCGGCTGCGCCTCACGGTGATGCCGGGCGTCAACGACGTGCCGCACGAGACGTTCACGCGCGCCGACGCGCGGCGCACGCACGAGTTCGCGGTGCGGGTGGGGCTGGGCGGCCTGTCGCAGTGGGCCTCCTTCCGCGACAGGCCCTGCGCGCCGGACGAGTCCTCGCGCGAGCGGTGCACGGGGGTCGCGCAGAAGAAGGGCGATTTCGCACGGCTGCTCGCGGGCGGGGGCGCCGCAGACTGAGAACCCCTCACGTACAGGAGTCCCCGTGCGGTTCACCCACGTCCTCGCCGTCGCCCCCGTCACCGACCACGCGGCGGCCGT comes from Streptomyces sp. Tu6071 and encodes:
- a CDS encoding amidohydrolase family protein, translating into MPHAPTDTSPEPFALTRVRVFDGEKLLPPATVLVDGPLIGDPAGARGAREIDGGGGVLLPGLIDAHVHLSDTDTLRAFARYGITTALDMGTWPADRVDALRGRAGLTDIRSSTVGASSPASAHAARLGLPAGALVAGPGDAERFVAERVAEGADHIKIVIDLPGFAQETVTALVAAAHRHGLRTVAHASALGAVRMARHAGVDVLTHAPLDRPLEDADVEWAAREGRVIVPTLTMMADIVTALARPGAPGPSYEAARASVEALHRAGVPVLAGTDSNDTAAAPASPPHGESIHKELELLTGAGLTPVEALRAATVLPARHFGLDDRGVIAPGKRADLVLLADDPLTDIRATRTVQRVWCAGTEYPRP
- a CDS encoding amidohydrolase family protein, producing MKIIALEEHFSDPAVAKAGAARAQALSPGFAASYSPASGLPYSPSPEVLENLAEKRLADMDAGGITMQVLSGLGAQTVPADVAPALVAGSNDKAAAAVRAHPDRFAAFAALPTAAPEAAVAELDRSINELGFVGTLIMGRTEGEFLDAPRFEPILARAAALKVPVFLHPGVPPREITDSNYAAGLPTGIGTRLQTAAWGWHQETAVHFLHLVHSGVLDRYPGLQFILGHWGEMIPFYLDRVDEALPQRATGLDRSFHEYFRENVYLAPSGMWSQAQLRFCLETVPLERIVFAVDYPFIGNEGAVPFLEKAELPEADKRKIAHENAERLLGL
- a CDS encoding geranylgeranyl reductase family protein, with amino-acid sequence MAEALSEHSADVIVVGAGPAGSATAYHLAKAGLDVLLLEKTAFPREKVCGDGLTPRATKQLIAMGIDISEEAGWLRNKGLRIIAGGNRLQLDWPELASFPDYGLVRKRDDFDEQLARNAQKAGARLYERCNVGAPITDESGRITGVHAKLGEEKTPVTFHAPLVVAADGNSTRLSLAMGLHRREDRPMGVAVRTYFTSPRHDDDYLESWLELWDRRGPGEDRLLPGYGWIFGMGDGTSNVGLGVLNTSSSFKELDWREVLKAWCASMPEEWGYTPDNMTIPIRGAALPMAFNRQPHYTKGLLLVGDAGGLVNPFNGEGIAYAMESGAIAADVVVQAHGRRTAHLRELTLQRYPKVLKDTYGGYYSLGRAFVKLIGNPKIMKLATERGLTHPMLMKFTLKLLANLTDPTHGDAMDRVINGLTKVAPRA
- a CDS encoding GNAT family N-acetyltransferase, which produces MTTSPPASDLARPAPVLALRVPTDEDAHHWHRVFADREVMEFHGGRPAELSVYQELTARQRRHDAELGYCLWTVTDAAGEVVGFTGAQPWPHAHFGPVGAIEIGWRLARTAWGRGYATAAARTTLERLRAAGVPAVVAMVKEGNTRSLAVAERLGMRHAETFSLPGGSERGRRYELAL
- a CDS encoding PASTA domain-containing protein, whose protein sequence is MSSLVPEPTEFVLVPRLLGLMAMDAVTAAQEKGLATESPDDPEVLEGGLDYVVRQYPEPGARVPHGAVLTLWFDTWPDEGDEGGGGTGVREPLDPGPGASGLEREKPEPEGDGPEGVAVSG
- a CDS encoding demethylmenaquinone methyltransferase, which produces MTTRASLDKQPQEVASMFDGVAKRYDLTNDILSFGQDRAWRAEVAKAVDARPAQKVLDLAAGTATSSLPFTRTGAYVVPCDFSLGMLRVGKQRHGWLPFTAGDATRLPFRDDVFDAVTISFGLRNVSDTPAALRELYRVTKPGGRVVICEFSSPTWAPFRTVYTEYLMRALPPVARAVSSNPDAYVYLAESIRDWPDQPALASLLQDAGWSKVAWRNLTGGIVALHRGFKPQER